Part of the Lycium ferocissimum isolate CSIRO_LF1 chromosome 6, AGI_CSIRO_Lferr_CH_V1, whole genome shotgun sequence genome, aaagttagggtttagggttattttgagggatgatttgggatagatttgattatattttggtatataagtgttgatattgttgttgttgctattgttgctgatgttggattgaattgggagatgctgtccgcaattcgttaagctctttTCGTACTTAAATTGGTTAGTAAGTGAGGTAAATGGTCTAATGGTGGCATATGTtaccttgattgtagacttacgagttcgtGAAGTAGACGTTGGATGACTAGATACGGtgcaaggtatgttaaggttgtcccttctattctttttggcatgatccttatcttATGAACGAACAGAGTAagcgagcgagttccaaagactctactcctagATGGTATAGAATTCATCGTATCCTTGATCTCCTATGTTTTATACCTATGGTTTCCATAGATCTTATGTTGCTCAGAGTAGTTCAGAGTATTCTTTTTCCAAGTCTTTcgtgcatttatatatatgtacagctattttcttacaccgcGCTGCGCTATAGTCGGCGGGGCAGGCACATAGATGTGCGCTAATTTAGTTTCCAAGCACGATCATCTCTACCAGCTAACTACTAACATTGTGGAATTTATGCCCTCTGCCAGAGCATTTATATTTGAAATGTGAAATTTAAGATGAAGCCTGTATTATTGCAACATTCAGATTAATTGATGTAAACTTGTGAAATGTAAAGATAATTTGAATAAACTTCCGTAACTTACTAGTGCACTGTTAATCTTTCTTTCGCGAGCAACAAGCAAAATTCTCAAGATCTAACAAGTTCCCTCAGTTCTAAAGGTTTTTCCAAGTAAATTTAATTCGTTTGTTATATGAGTGAACCTGGTCTGCATCTCTTTCAAAGTCTCTTTATCCTTCATTAAGAAGGATTCATATTCGCTCATGAGCAATTTAATTCTTGATTGTTTCACTCACTACTCAGTAggaaatttgtgctataaaacatgatttttcacCTCATTTATATCGAACCAGCTCACTTAGAAAATGCATGGTGGAGAACAAGTTTTCATTAAAATGCCGAGaaacttcctaatttttctGTATGAAGACACAACTATTTAGGTTTTTTCCATCGACATTCAGTGAAAAATAGccactgaacatttttcagtggGAAATTAGTGGGAAAATtgagattttttagtagtgtttgatTTGTACTTTCACGAATAATGTGTAGAGCATCCCAAATATCCTCTGTAGTTTCACAAGCaaagattcaatcttatttatGTGGACTAGACACATATCTTGACTGccttagctttcttttccatcatcTTATAGTCCTCGGCTAATTCTCCCTTAATCTTGGGTGTCATTTGTCCcttctcattttttctttcatgaATCAAAGGTCCATCTGTAACCCACCACAGTGTTACCCAATTAATAAATATCATAGTGTTACCCAATTATTAAAGGTAGTCTTGTAGTGGACTTTCCCTCAGACATACTTAATGGTGCACTCATGATTGAATCACCTCAAAGGTATTAGTCTTTTGATTTGAGAACTTACTCTAGTATAAATTATTGTTTTGTAAACGCACAAAAATGGGGTGAATTAGGCTGTACTAAATTTTCGCGATCTCTTGAATTGCACAATATCCGACTCCGAAAACATGACTCTTTGTGTGTTTTGGTGAAACCAATAGTAGATTGTGAAGCGCGAACTAAGGTAAAGAACACGAAATTTTTACATAGAAAATCACCTAACGCAAGCTATAAAAAAACACGACCTAACCCTAAAAATTTAACTCAAACTCCCCAAATATAATGAGCCAAATCCTTATTTAGTTACTCAGACTGTTTGTTAATAACCAATGCGTTCTAGAATCAACATGAGCTTAATAGTACAAGGTTTAAGCACCTCTAGTAAGCTAGATTTAAGTCAGCCACAGAGATCATGCCATTTTGACAACTATAATTATTTAGAGCAAGAGGGAGAGAGAATGACTGTATTGAGCTTGCGATAGAGATTGGGGTGGGGTAGAGAGTTCTCGTTGATTATATTctacaaataaaaaatacagcCTCTTCCTTTTACtctatataattaattaatacatttaATATACAACAAAGGGGAGAAATCTACGAAGGGGACAGGGATCAGATTCTTCTACGCTACATAAAATTACTAAGGGAATCCAATTCCCTACTTTTCCATAATAAGATAGAAAGAccagaaaagaagaagaaaacaactAAAGAAAGATAGATTCTTCTCCCAGCTGATCCTAAATATTGACTTTTTATCTTGCTTGACTTTAGACCCTCAAGCACACAAAGCTTATAGCCAAAAGGGCAGTGGTGAAAAAGATACTGTTTTGGAGATGCCCGACTGCACTGCCGTCCGTGCCGACACCAGCTCCAGTTGGTCCGAGCCCAAAAATTGGATTGTTTGTACCAGGTGTAGTTGCTATGCCAGTTCCAGTTCCTGTGCCCGTGCCCGTGCCAGTTCCAGTGCCAATTCCTGGAGTAGTTGTGCCAGGTGGTGCAGTCGTGGGAATTGTGGATCCTGGTGGTGCGATTGTTGGAGTTGTGGTTCCTGGTGGTGCGATTGTTGGCGTTGTGGTTCCTGGTGGTGCGATCGTTGGAGTCGTGGTTCCAGGTGGTGCGGTTGTTGGAGTGGTGGTACCTCCACCAGTGTTACTGATACAAAATTGAAATAGAACATCACGAAATAGGAAATCACCTCCAAGcagtttaagtattttttttttataattgagAAATCCCAAGGGCTAGTGGCGCACGACTCAAAAGTTGGTGGATAATGGGTTGCTCCCGTACCCTTTTCACTTAAATACCAGCCTTTTGTTTGCATTAAGGGTTTGAAGCCATAAAGTGCGCCTAACCTACGCATCATTAGCTGCTATCTCACCATTAGACTAAAGCCCACCcagaaaatataaatataaatggacatgatttgaaaccacAGGACGAAATCatatttggacatgcaatttagaTTTTGTAagttatatttttcttatagatataaaaaccccacaaattgtgaaaattatcaaaactttctcaatccttatacaatcttaccaaatcaGAATGTTCTAATTCATAACAAAAATTAATACTagggcctttctaaaaaatacaacatccaTTGAttaaactttagttcaataaaaagaaaaatttaacatgaacaATAATGTaattactctttaatataattagtagaagttaatgagattggtgaATGGTTGGTGgaagtaattgttaaaaatatctatcaaTTTATGGGttttttcacaaaatataaatttatggatcaagttttacatttaaaaattttaaaatcatgatttgaaatcccaaatcatccaaaagatgaaatcgcatgtccaaacactgatttcatctcatgacttgaaatcgcatgtccaaacgcctactaagaatTGTGGTTGCTAGTGCAACCAGGGGGAAACACGTTCATTACTGCAAAGAAAATAGGAACAAATTGACCAGCTTTTAATCATGGTAAACAAGGGACAAATACAACACTAACATAT contains:
- the LOC132060045 gene encoding PLASMODESMATA CALLOSE-BINDING PROTEIN 3-like encodes the protein MATFELFLVLFLAITGHSSGLYCICKDGVSDQQLQKNIDYACGAGADCTPITQNGPCFNPNTIKDHCNYAVNSYYQKKGAAGASCDFSGTATTSPNPPTTTGSGCVYQSSPGNTGGGTTTPTTAPPGTTTPTIAPPGTTTPTIAPPGTTTPTIAPPGSTIPTTAPPGTTTPGIGTGTGTGTGTGTGTGIATTPGTNNPIFGLGPTGAGVGTDGSAVGHLQNSIFFTTALLAISFVCLRV